The nucleotide sequence GCTTCAATTTCCTGAACCTTTACGGATCTGCACATAATTCAACGGCCGTCTTATTTGATCTGATTGAAATTATTCCCGGATTTATAATCGGCCCATTAATTTATATTTATGTAAGGATTTTAACAAATGAATCTGATTCATTCAGAATAAAAGATCTGCTCCATTTTATACCGGCACTGCTGTCACTGCCTCTGGGAGTCATAATTTTTAATAACAGTATTATAATCATTACAGAAGATATTCAAACCTTTATCTATCTGGGAGCATCGATGGTGGCTACAGGAAAGTTCAGATTAAGTATTGAGGGATATCTCTCATCCATCAACTCCAAAAAGCTCAATTGGCTGGCTATTATATTAATATGCCTCACAATTTTCAGACTGTATTCAATCAGTGAAACAATTCTGTTAAGTACCCGTTTTGCAATACCCCAATCAATTGACAATCTCAGTCTTATTATCGAATCCCTTTTTATCTATCTCATTTCATATTTTGTTCTGTCTCAAAGAGAAATTTTCGATAATGAGCTGATCAGGGAACTTAAAGAAGATAAAATAAATCAGAAAGTAAAACTGTCCGATCTATTTATTGAAAGGAACTACAGCAAGCTGGTACTTCTTATGGAAAAAGATGAACTTTATCTGCAGAATGCAATAACTCTGAAGCAATTGGCTGATGACATGAACATACCTGCCTATCAGCTTTCTCAACTTATAAACTGCAAAACAGGAAGCAATTTTTATTCTTTTATAAATAGTTATAGAATAAAAAGGGCCTGCTTTATGATAATGGATTCAGACATGAAAAAAACTACTATCCTTGATATTGCATTTGCTTCGGGTTTTAACTCAAAGACTGCATTC is from Oceanispirochaeta sp. M1 and encodes:
- a CDS encoding AraC family transcriptional regulator translates to MDSIESYALLFSAIHGILLFIVLFFWKKNRAANKIFSILVLIVSFNFLNLYGSAHNSTAVLFDLIEIIPGFIIGPLIYIYVRILTNESDSFRIKDLLHFIPALLSLPLGVIIFNNSIIIITEDIQTFIYLGASMVATGKFRLSIEGYLSSINSKKLNWLAIILICLTIFRLYSISETILLSTRFAIPQSIDNLSLIIESLFIYLISYFVLSQREIFDNELIRELKEDKINQKVKLSDLFIERNYSKLVLLMEKDELYLQNAITLKQLADDMNIPAYQLSQLINCKTGSNFYSFINSYRIKRACFMIMDSDMKKTTILDIAFASGFNSKTAFNEVFKKVTHMTPTEYRKSSKSLLSDSGY